From the Lytechinus variegatus isolate NC3 chromosome 5, Lvar_3.0, whole genome shotgun sequence genome, the window CGCTAGCGATCTCTTGTGTCAACTAATTTGAAAGCAAACGTGAAAATAATAGATTATGCCTATAAAAAGGACTATATTCTGTATTGACTCATGCTACCTCTCATAATTCCACCCTCCCACACCTGTGGCCCAGTTCATTAATGGCATATGTCAGTTTTAACGATGTTATTTTGGTAATTACCACGATCACAGGTGTCAACAACCATTCAAAATCAGGGTTTTCATGGTATTTATCATAACGGCAGAGTTACCAGAAAAAAACAGTCCCTGTTGATTCATTCGGATGAGAAAGGCCCCTACCTCCATGCCACGCCCATAGCCACGCCCATGTTTACGCCCCTACCTACCTGTAACTGGTTGTATGCCAATCCATAGAAGGTAAATGTTTCTTCGTAGATGGGGTTGAGTGTTTTCCTCAGGACCCTCGTCTTTACCTTGTGCTTCTTCTCGGGAGAGCAGGCACAGCTTGACATAGGGGTCCGATGCTCCTGTCGTGGGATCCttgtattaaaataattgaatatagAGAAGTTCTCGCAATAAATAGGATTGAATTGTTAACTTGAATTGATTGAATTGTTTAATAAAATGGATTTCGGACGTTCTGAAAAGAAACCTTCCTTAATGCAGCTTGCGTGGATAATCAATATCAGTGAATGTTTAACCACAATATAGTTAAATCAACAAATTACAATCAAACAAGCAAAGGAGTGCAAATATGATTGAATTTGTGTGTCGGGTAAACTACAACGAATGCTGTAAATAGACCTAGGAAAAAACATTGAAACGagttaaaagaaataaatcatttgaaatttttgtttgaCCATGTAATGCTTATAAATGCTGTAAAGGAAATCTTACAGTACAGCTCGGCGAATTTTCGAACGTTCGGCTATGAATAATATCCCTGTAGACACTGGGTTAATAGTCTTAGGTATATACCACCGATCAGTGGATCCAGGGTTTCATTAATGAAAGGGGTCAGAACACACATACACCACTACAAGTTTCCTCATTAGATAATGGAAGTAATTaccttaaaaaatgaaaacgagGGTTCAAAGAGAGTGatactttcaatatttcaataacaACGGAGCACAATCTGACAATAGTAAAATATAGTTGGGGGCCTATAGTGTGTCCCTACCCTCAGTAGTGACTTGTCTTTACTTCAAGGTGTTTGAGTCATCTTCCGCAAAGGAGTCACGTAAAAGACCTTTGAAACACTAGCCTCAAGCCACTTAGCCATTAATAAGGCAAAACTAACATCTAGAATGAGGTGACGCAAGGGTTCAGCTggtaaatatttcactttagaTTCTAAATGAGATTGGGGGCAAATCGGGATCTCGGTCTGAATTTCGAATGAGTCGAAAGAAGCTCACGGTTCACGGTAGCTTCGGAGACGGCGTTTTGGACAAAAATGCAAATCTGTACTCGACCACTGGAACACTATCACAACCTGactttatgacatttaaaaaaacctAACGTTGGTTCTATAGGACGGGACTGTACTATGGTTCAAAGTGTGCCTTGTGTAGAGGCATTGTTTCTCTTGTGTTTTCGTGGTTATTGGTAGCTAAGATGATGGCATGCTATACATGATCGAATGTTGCTGTGAACTTATATCGTTGATAGCTATAGCTTGACATGTCTGACATAACGAACCATTATGCGCGCacgtgtggggggggggttgtggcAGTGGAAACTATTTACAGGAATCTGTAAATTCTAATCTCGTTTCCATTTCACATTCTAATTTTTAGCCTAATGTTGGATCATGAAAATTCCGGGGATTTTAAAGTAACAGTGATTTTGGGGGTGGTAAGAAAATGACGCCATTGCAAACGACTTGTAAACGAATCCATGCTTGCGCAGCCGAATTTTAAAGATGCAAGCCGGGGTTACAAAGCCCATAATGAGCCGGGATAATTGCAAGctgaattattatttaataCCCGTGATCTCTTTAATTTTCTGCCTCATAACTATTTGAAATATCAcatttatgatttatattgtatGTTTGGTTTGGGACTGACATGAGATGAGAAGGGAAAGTTAAAACTGCACAAGACGTGACGTTACAATGAATTGGGGACGGTCACTTGCATATGCCTACCTTGGCAGGAAGATAGCTGGCTCGGTGTATAGTGACCATGAACACTGCCTTGTCCACTCTATATTCGACCGTGAAGTTGAGCACCCCGACATTTGGACGGTCTTCCATACTCTCCAGGGTCTTATTATCAACCGCCTCGCACTTCTCGTCGCTCCCATCCGAGTACGAGTCTTTGTGTAACGTCTGTGGGTCGAGTTTACCTGAGGACGAGATGTGGGATGGGATTAAAGTATCAAGAGGTATTAATGAAGTGGGAGAATATCATCACATTTTAAGGGAAATTATAATTGCTTTATGAAAGGGAATTAAGGAAACTCGGATAGAGAGATGAGGACGGATTACGTAGGAGTTTCTTCGTTCTTCATAAATTTGATCAATGTTTCCTCCACTTATTTGTGACTGTGAACATGACCGACTCTTTTTTTGTAAACGATATCGATATCGAAAAGTGTAATAGgggaaaagaaggaaaggggaaagaaagaagaaagaaagaaagaaagaaagaaaagaaaaaagaaagaaagaaaaattaagagaGGAAAGTGAAAAAGACAGGAAGTGCGTCGACATGCTTTCTACGTTAAAGAAAAGTTGATTTAACAATTCCCAAATCTAGTACATTTCGTGGGTTTGCTATCGTGTTATACCATGGATCGTACTATAGAACTTACCATGGTTATCCTGttactttttatttctctttttccccaTAAAGATGTTTGCTTATTGAGTGATTCTTATCTGTTTCAGACAAACGAATTTACACTACTTTCCTGACCCCATCTGTCTGaaaaacttcattttgtaaCTTTTCAAAATCGGCATGTGACAATGCCCAATCTCAATTAAAAATAGGAAGTTCTAGTAAACGGCACTATTATATGAATGGACTTTACCTGTCGACCCCAAGAATGTGCTAATGGGAGGGCGTTTCTCCCCCTGGGTCGGGGACGGGAATCCCGACGATCCCCACTTGGTCGGAGTGAGATGAGGCGAACCCTTCCCGGTGGGTGGGAGGTGCCGGGATGGGCCGGTCTCGGGAGACGATAACTCGGGACTACTGATGGGTTTTGCGGTAGGACGGGTGTAGAAAGTACGTTGTGCCTTCTCGACGTCTCGAGTTAGCAGGAAGGAGGGTCGACCTGGCTTTCTACGCATACACCGACACGCTGTGAGGACGACGATGGCCAGGGTGGTCATGATGGCCGCACATACACCCACGATAGCTGACTTCGAGACTGTAGAAATGGCAATGAGAGGAAAAATATGATGAGCATATTAATTCGAAATGCAAATTCAAATATGAGGGGGTTACGTGTTATATTCTTGACCTTCTATAAGTGATTCATCTTATTTAATATGAAATGagcaaatttgaagaaaaaaaatgaaattgtgatTCACTGCACTGattaatgtttcataaaaagaagaaacaggctgaataaaaaatcataaacatgataatacTAATGTTTAACACGAACTCAACATAATGGCTGCTATATGTCCGGGAAAACCGTCAATAAAAAGGAAGActgaagatttttttatcatagtgATCAGACGCATGGTGAATAATATTTGGTTGTTATTGCACATATCTAATTCATCTTCATTCCGCTATAGTTTTCCATCAAGATAGATCAAGTACCTATGGAATTCTCATTAATGTATGACTGATCACTCTGCTCAGACATTCTTTGACAAATGAGAAATACTAAGTATCAACGCTAAGCTAATCAtgtcattcatcatcatcttcatcagctTAAGGGGAGGGAGCACAGGGACGTTCccccctggggggggggggaacatcACAAATTAATTCTTCCCTGTTTTAAGAAGTGGCCTCATGATGACGCGATTTAAGTCCATAATTATAAGCGTCCTTCCTTTTTGCCTgccatatattcttttaaataaaatcGATCGAATTTTATgaacccattttttttattcctggaTCCGCCCGAGCTGTCTTTATGAAACAAAGGATGATATAGATGGATTTTCGATGAACCACAGAATCTATTTGGGTCATTAGTTTGATTTTACAGGTTATAATCTatcatttgcccccccccccctccacacacacacacacacacacacacatgtttTACACTTgtccattttccttttttggggGCAATTAACTCAATTTCCACTGTAACCCATTCCCCATTCTTCCATTATCCATGTTATctcaaattgaaattgaaattaaatgtcGTTAACTGCGATGTCGTACTTGATTTTCTTCGACATTTTATATTCTTGTCTTTCTATGGAAAATAAGTATAGCAAATATACTAAATTCAGTTCTACAGGTATGGTTGATATTTTAATATAATGAATCATAACTTTCAATTCAGTCTTCTTTATGTTCATTTGGCCCTCTTTAATGCACCAATTTATGATGTGATAACATGAGCTTGAGAATTATGAATCACCCCCTCCCCCGATCTTCATACCTCAAAATAATTGTCCCTATCCTGAAAAGGTTTGGTAATGGCCTAACATGGACAGTGCTATATGGTAGTAATAGCAAGGTGACTGAAATATTTctcagatataaaaaaaaacaagatattcATAATTACATGACACAGTttgctttgttctttttctccatcccccttttttctatctctctttcttttaattaattagTCACATTCTACACACACATTTCACCGCTTCTATACTGTCATACTAtcttagacatgttagagcTGTGAAAGTcctcaatttatttcattaatcattggCAGTCTTCTAAAGGGCAGATGACAATTGCTATCATATTATCAAGTGTGCTAGACACCCCACCCCAGATATAAGAAGATACTGTATGGCAATGAAGATGCAAAGTGCATGCAATAATCAAAGATATGCAGAGAATGTGCACAAATTCCGAATGAACAAATTCACCGCTTCGTGTGTGATGCCCGACCACGGCGTGAATTCGGAAGACATTACCAATATTATTGTGCACCCTTCGATCATAACAACAGCCGTCATTCCAAACATATGGACACTAATTCTTTCGAATCTTTTCGCAGTTAAGTTTAAGTCTCCTTTCTTTCCGCACtttaaaggaataaaaagaatggaacaaaataaaaagtgatgTGAGATGTTACATTAGGTATTATTGAAGAGGGTAGGCGAGGGATAATGGAGGGTAATCATGTTCCAAAATGTGCCTGATTCGGAGGGCTGGGTGCTGTGATGCGGAATGACTCAAATCCCGCgtaaatttcattcttctcGGCAACCAACTTGCGTAACCATGACGTCAGCACAGAGATGCTGTCTGCATCATCCCCTCAGAACGGTTGCCACGGCGACCGCATCTTTCTTATATACTTTTGAATTTCTTCTCCCGGTGCCTCCTTCCCCATGGTCAAATATATGCTAACGGATGTTTCTTAGAATAGAATCTCTTAGGGTTcgagaaggaaaataataaagaagGGGGAAACGGAAAGATCTTTAGGTAGTTTAGGTATAGCATATGGAAGCACAATCTCTTAATTTGATGTCTCAATTTACTGTGTTTGCCCTCGAATGGAGAATAGGCTGTAGGATGCGAGGGAGTCGTTATCAAGATTTATCCTCTTCACGTTCATGCTATCCCACTACATCTTTGAATTCTTTCGtgaataatttatcaatttacTTAAATAGCATTTCTAAACTCTTTCGTTTTACGAGTACCATTAGGAAATAGGTGAACGTCTCGAAAacacaataatttcttctttgaaCCTATATACAAACAAACTTACCTACAATCAGGCAAGTACGTACAGATATGAAAACATAGATCAAAGCAAAAAGGATTCGTATA encodes:
- the LOC121414850 gene encoding LOW QUALITY PROTEIN: synaptotagmin-11-like (The sequence of the model RefSeq protein was modified relative to this genomic sequence to represent the inferred CDS: deleted 1 base in 1 codon), encoding MTTLAIVVLTACRCMRRKPGRPSFLLTRDVEKAQRTFYTRPTAKPISSPELSSPETGPSRHLPPTGKGSPHLTPTKWGSSGFPSPTQGEKRPPISTFLGSTGKLDPQTLHKDSYSDGSDEKCEAVDNKTLESMEDRPNVGVLNFTVEYRVDKAVFMVTIHRASYLPAKDPTTGASDPYVKLCLLPEKKHKVKTRVLRKTLNPIYEETFTFYGLAYNQLQGVTLHFVVMSFDRFSRDEVIGEVVMPLSNVDLSTRPVNLCRDIKPRNTRIPKSQGRGELLTSLCYQPAANRLTVVVLKAKNLPKMDVTGLADPYVKIYVMYRNQRLAKKKTRLKKRTLNPVFNESFLFDIPMEGLEYLKIEFQVLDHDRVTKNEIIGRLVIGRDEDGEAESQHWKEIMQNPRKQIAEWHKLTE